A window of the Acidobacteriota bacterium genome harbors these coding sequences:
- the tnpA gene encoding IS200/IS605 family transposase, which translates to MPQSLASVLVHLVFSTKNREPWITEAIELELHKYLSAVLRECDSPALLVDGYNDHVHALFSLSRKWTIANIVEEVKTNSSKWIKTKGEEFQRFHWQSGYGAFSVSQSNVGEVKAYIANQKEWPVSQGVALSYYILPLWGFEFRCF; encoded by the coding sequence ATGCCACAGTCATTGGCCTCTGTTCTTGTCCATCTAGTTTTCAGCACGAAGAATCGTGAACCTTGGATTACGGAAGCGATTGAGCTTGAGCTTCATAAATATCTGTCAGCGGTTCTTCGTGAATGTGATTCACCGGCATTGTTGGTTGACGGTTACAACGATCACGTTCATGCGTTATTTTCATTGTCGCGGAAATGGACAATTGCCAACATTGTTGAAGAGGTAAAAACCAATTCGTCGAAATGGATCAAAACCAAAGGCGAGGAGTTTCAGCGATTCCATTGGCAATCTGGATACGGCGCATTTTCAGTCAGCCAATCGAACGTCGGAGAAGTGAAGGCCTACATCGCAAATCAAAAAGAGTGGCCCGTTTCTCAGGGCGTTGCCCTGAGCTATTACATATTGCCCCTTTGGGGCTTTGAGTTTCGTTGTTTTTGA